gtttgtaaacatttagatttgtttcgtaacgtttgttaacgtttggttttgtttcataacgtttataaacgtttggcataaatctctaaaatggggaaacgtttggattttgtttctgTTCGCTTGGAGATATTCCGGactcaaatctttgaatttataattgggatcggtttgaggtttgatattTTAACAAACCTTTGTAGATATTCGCAGGGCTTGtctggttaaagacacttaaccacgtgatctaatagtaataatctgggagctacgaactcaggcgagattaatactgaaaactactcctaagttaaaacaatccggagattgcgagataaaaagcactgggcttggtttttgattgattgatttgttaatacaaaaataatgaacccctgagctatttatagctcctcataatcgAGATTCCTAATTTAACTAGAACTAGAACTCTAAGAAGAAAAACACTCCTAACGAGTTACAAATTCCTAATAAGAAGGAgaataataaaactaataaaaaggGCTTTTTATTGGGCTTGAGTCCCTTGTAAACCTACATGATGCTCTTGTCTATCAATtctttgggccggtgtaaacaatgcccccaacaagcctgaAATTCTCATTTTGGGCTTGTTTCCCTTCTTAGGCCCAAATGAAAAGCTGCTTGGTCCATGTCCTCGGCCCAGATACCATTGCAATTTATAAcaaaggggtgcgcatctataAATCGTTCGGTACCCCCTTAAATCCACGTCATCTCCAGTTGTTACCCACGATGCCACGTAGTAAATGTTTGAACCATTCGGCTTCCGTTCATTTtgcattttaagaaaaatactcAATCATTCTCACACTACCTACTCTCTCTGCAAAAATTCAAGATTCTCTCTCTTCTCAGCCATCTCAAGCTTTCTACAAACCTACTGGTAAGCGCCTGAAATCGCCTTGCCTATTCCTATTTCGCCGTTTTTAATCATCGCCCTAACTAAGGTGAAATTTTGCTCAGTTATCATGGCTGCTCCCAATGACACAATCGCCACCCAAGTAACTGATAAGATCAACGAGGTCCGCACTACTGCTCTAAATACCGATTTTTAGgtaataattaaaaccaacgATGATCAAGAATGTGTTGGTCCGATTCTGGTTTCGCCCAGCCACCTATGCGAAATTGCCACTCCGTTTCACGAAGAAGTCCCACCACACTTCTCATTCTCCCATCAGTCCTCCATCTGGGTAAATACCATGTTCAGAAACTGGCCGACCGAACACAAGGGGTATCAAAAATGGGTGAATCGATTGAAGCCCCATTTCGGCCAACTGTGGAAGGATGTTGGCATATACGACATGATCGGCCTCTGCAAGGCGAGTAGACCAATAGCGAAGCATTACATCATGGGTGCCTCCCTCTTCTGGTCGACCGCCGTCAACTGTTTTTGCTTCAAATTCGGCATGATGACCATTACCCTTTTAAACATGGTGGCGATCCTAAACATCGTAGTTATCGGCAAACGTATTTCGCCAATCTAGATGCAAACATCCCTACCTTTAAGTTGACAAAAGCCCAAAGGAGTTATGGCCCATTCGTCAAGCTTTTTATTGGCGAAGAACAATACAACTCTGACACCAGAGAGCATATTGCTTTCCTCGCCTTTTTTGTGGCGAAATTCGTCCTTTGTACTTCATCTTTCCGAGTCACCACAGATTGTTTCACACTCGCCGCTGCTCTTGCCGAAGGACGAAAATGCAATCTTGGCGAGTTCATGCTGGCTCACTTGTACAGAAGTATGAACGAAATTGCTCCTCATGCCGAACAACGGGTGTTTCAATGCCCTAGTGGTCCATTATGGGTTCTACAATTATGGCTCGCACTTTACTTCCCCGAGCTCTTTGAAGTTGGCCCCCATATCAAGGCCGAACTATGCGGTTATCAACTTATCGCTGCTGGTACTCGCCTTCCCCATGTCCTTGACGTTCTAGAGGTGTTCACAAACTATGTTCGTACTCCAGAACTATTTTTCCCGATATTGACTCTGAAGTATCCTCCTTCTTGGTTATACCTCAGATGGGATAGCGATGATACTGAAGAAGAAATGGCCGATCCCAAACGGAAACTTGGAGGACAATGTTGGGGTAGCTCCTTGAAATGTAGAAATCTGTTCGCCGGTTTGGAGTATAACCGCAGTAGTACAGAGGCATATTGCCCTAACTATGTAGCTCGGCAATTCGGCTACAACCAAGGAATTCCCTGTCTTTTATTAATCTCCGTCAATAACCGCGGGACCTATAGACCCTCAATAGAAAACTTTGCCGATCTCCAGTTTATAACTCGCCTTAATCGAGCCTATCTTCCCCCTATATCAGAAATTTCTCGTCCTTCCATTTCACCAAAATGTACCCTTGAGTTTGAAAGTTGGTGGGCTTCGGTCGTTGAATCCTGTTTCGACCTTTCTCCGAAAGAAATCCTATctcttcataatttttctttacctCCTTTATCGAGAAACCCAACTCATGCAGATCTGTTTCTTTTGCATGCACCAAAACGTCCAGAAATTTGAAGGTAACCTCTTccatctttttgaaatttctaggTTCGAAagcttttataaattcaaatatgaTCCATTAGATCGGCCTAGTATGAACCTTAAAATGCAGCGTCATAGGCAAATAGCTAGGACTAAATAtaatgaaaaaatgaaaaaggtcTGGAGGGAAAAATATGACAAAACTTATTCTTATGAATTCTACCTAGCTCATATTCGCCCTAAATTTAAGTACAAGAGTCCACAAGTTCCTAAGTGTAATATGTCCACCCAAACTCCAATTAAAATGCctaaaaaatggattaaaaaaTCGCAGCCGATCATAACTACTGAAGGGGTAACTTACACTGGCATCAGATGCCGCTCTGATGTTGAGGCGATTAGTGAACTAGTCAAAAACGGCTACAGTAGAATACCAGGTAACAAAgataacgtttcgccttttaaagTTTTATTCAATTCTGTACTAACTTTTGTTTTTAGTTGGCGTGCCGAGATGGGGTAAGGGCGACGTATACCATACCGACGGCGATGAGAAACCAGAAGCCAAGAAAGCAAGACGAAAATGCCCAGCATCAAAGAAATCGTCCAAGAAGGAGTCGAAATCCAAGAAAGTTAAAGTTGATCTCTCCGGGTCTCGCCTATTTGATCCTACACCCTTTGATCCTGAGATGAATCATCCCTCCAAAAGCGCTCATTCGTCTTCAAGGGGAGATACCCAAACTGGGGGCGATCAAACTGGTGATGAAGGACTCTCCCTTTAGGAAACCCGTTCGTCCCAGATGCTTGATTTTTCACCACTGCCTTCCTTGCACTCGCCGCTGGGTTCGGACCTGGTTAACCTTCTGGCACGTCTTGCTGCCAAGACTAAGGTACCTCAAATTTGCTCATTATCACCTTAATAGTAGTCTTAGCAGCTGATTTTCTATTGTGGCAAAACCTGGCAAATTGCTGATGACGCTCCGGCGAAACATGAAGACTTGGCGGTGAAAGCAGCGGTTTTCCTGAACTCTGATAGTGAAGATGAGGAATTGCCTATGCCAGAGGGTGAAATGCAGGCAGAGATTATCAGCTGGTCTTCTGAGAACTGGGGCGATCATCTGGACGTACTGAGCTGAAATACCAAGGCATTGCTATATTCAAGTCGCCCAAGGACTTTGAGAAACTTAAAAAAGCTGCAACTGCCCTGGCCGACGCTCCTCCAGAAGTCCTCAGCAAAAAAGCTCGCGGTGCCATGGTTAAACTATCTGCATCGCTACCTGCTTTTCAGAAGATTTATGATGAATCGATGCTGATCCAGACCGAGCATGACCAATTAACCCTTCAAGAGGCTGAACCTAAATAGAAGCTGGAGACGCTGAAGGCATCTGTGAAATCGGCTGTTTCAGCTCTGACCAATCGCCGAGAGCACGCAAAAGAGCTGCAAGACAAAATCGCTGCTTTGAAGCTCGAGCTGTAGGCTGAAGAGAAGGGTACAGGCGAACTAGAAGTCTCCATGGACAAAAGCTTGCACGAAGGTGTCGACGTGAAGAAAAACCGAAACTTGCTGAAGCAGAGCATTTCCAGAATGAAGCCCAAGGTGGATGAAGCCCGCAAATCTTTCAGCACGGTTCGCAGTGAGATTGGcgacatttttagccatttttagctTATGTTGTAATCTGTTTTAAGTTCAGaacaatatttttcttttcaaccgTACGATACTGTTTTGGTTCGGCCTGGTGGCCGTTTCCTTTCGTTGAATAGATTTTCATCTTATGTTAATCGTTCATGGGACCGAAGGTTTTTGCCGTTAgtcagtttttatttttcatcatcGCTATCGGTCTTTAATTAATCTGATATTAAAAGGTCGGCTTCAAAAAATGACACGTTGGGAATAACGGAGGGCCCCTTAcggacaattttaaaaataaatggccGAAATAACAATGATATATTCAATTCTCGGCCTTGTTAAAGTACTTTATAACTTATTTCGTAAaatgttgagaaaaacggaggacccgttgaaaaaactcaactgTAACAGTAAATGGCCGAAATGGCCGAAATGATAATGATACATTCGATCATCGGCCCTTATAAATCAGAAACGCAGAACGTTCAACGTTATTCATGGATATCTAATGACTTAGGACGTTCGGCGAAGGCTCGCGGTGGTCATTATTCTTCGTCGGCTCCAAATAGCCGTCGGTCAATGATCTCCCAGCAACTGGGAACATATTTTTTGAGGAACTGTCCATTGATCGCGCTGTCGTGTTCCTCCCCGTCAACATTCGCCAGGACATACGCACCGCCAGTCATCTTGGCAGTCACAATAAATGGGCCTTCCCAGTTCGGACTCCACTTACCAGTTCGCCTGTCCTTATGACCAACATGTAGGATCGCCTTCCATACCATATCGCCTATGGCAAATGACTTTGGTTTCACCCGCTTATTGTATGCCCTCTCAACCCTTCTTTTCTGGGCCTCGAGGTGATCTAATGCCGCCAGTCTCTCCTCATCGAGATCGAAGGAGTCTATTACCATCTTGTCAAAGTAATCGTCCTTAGACAATCTATTCTGGTACAGACGGCGAGTAGACATCACAATGagctccattggcaacatcgcATCGTACCCATACACCATTCGGAAAGGTGAAGTTCCTGTGGCCGACTTTTGGCTGGTCCTATTCGCCCAAACTGCTTCTGACAACAAAGCGTGCCATTgtcttgggttttcttcaatcatcttctaaaccataagtttaatagTCTTGTTCGTCGCTTCGGCCTTTCCGTTGGCTTGCGCATAGTACGGTGTTGAGTGAAGCATTTTGATCTTCATCTAAGAAGCCCACCAACCTATATCGCCTCCTGTGAACATCATCCCTTGATCTGTGGTTATATATTCAGGCAACCCATGTCGATGAATGATGTATTCTTTAAAAAACTTAATCACAGCTTCTTGCGTGGGCGATTTTAGGGGCTTTGCTTCGGCCCATTTGGTGAAGTAGCAAGTTGCAATAATGACGAAAGTATGGCCATCTGTCGAGCCAGGATATATCTTTCCTGTGAGGTCGACCGCCCATCCCCTAAATGGCCACGGTTTAATGATGGAGTGGAGTTCTTCGGCCGAGACGTGCTGTATCGGACCGAATTTCTGACAGGCTTCGCACCCCTTAGCATATCTTATgcagtcttgttccattttcggccaatagaagccgtatttatggatcAACCATTTCATCCGGGCGCCTGCCTCATGAACACCAGCTATCCCTTCATGTACTTCGGCCATTGCTAGCATTACTTCCTTTGGGCCGATGCATCTGAAGAGTAGCCCTTCAAAACCCTTTTTGTATAGCTCGCCCGCTATGACGACGTAGTTTTGGGCCAAGGTCCTCAACCTCCTATTCGTATGGTCTGGATTCTCGAACCACTTCAACATTTCAGTcctccaatcttgggtgacATCGATTTGGTAGACCGAAAATTTCCTTTCATTGATGGTGATGCCCCCAGTATGGAGATTCGGCGTTTCTCTTTCAATTGCGTCGAACTGGTGACTCATCTTGTATCCGCTGCCGTGTTGAGCTAGATCATTCGCGACAATATTATCGGCCCTCTCGGTGTATTCTATCCTTGTATCCTAAAAGCCATCGATCAAGTGCttcgccttgttgcaataccTCACCAATAGTTCAGATTCGTACTTGAATTCCCCAATCACTTGTTTGATGACCAACAATGAATCGCCTCTAACGTTGATTGACTTTGCCCCTAGCTCGGCCAAAATTTCGAGGCCGAATATCAGGGCTTCGTATTCTGTTTGATTTTTAGTACACTCAAACTAGAGTTTGAACGATAGTTGGTAAGCTGACCCCAGGGGTGAGATAACATGTCCTACGGCGCCTACCCTCTGGCTAGTTCTAGACCCATCGAACCACATCTCCCATAAGACTATGTCGCAGCAGCTAATTGTTTCCTCCCAAAGGGTAATTATAGGATGATCGACGAGGAAATCGGCCTAAacttgtccttttactgctctCTGGGGAACGTAAACTAATGTGAATTCGGACATGGCGATCGCCCACTTCCCAATCTGATTTCTTATGTATGGTTTCGATAGaatatacttaatgatatcggtctgggaTAGTACGTACACCACTACCAGCAACATGTAATATCGTAATTTGTAGCAAGTGAAGTACAAACACATGCCCATTTTCTCTATGTCAGTATAGCAAATCTCAGTATCGGTCAGCCCACGGCTCAGATAATAGACCGCTCTTTCCACCCCGTtgtcctcttgggcgagcatgCATCCCACGGATTCACGTGCAGCCGATAAAAAAAGTAACAGTGGTTTGTTCGGCTTCGGAGGTGTCATAACTGGAGGTTTGGCCAAATATTCTTTTAAATCATCGAACACCTTCTATTGTTCGTCCGTCCAAATCCAATGATCGGTCTCTTTTCCTCGTAGCAAGACACTCCAACTGCGAAGTCGGCCTGCTATGTTCGCTATAAATCGTCTAAGGAAATTTATTTGACCGATCAGTCTCTGAAGCTGCTTCTTAGTTTTAGGTTGTTCAGCATTAATgatcgccttggctttgtttTTATCTATctctactccccgctggtgaaccaagatacccaagaagtttccagccgatACTCTGAAAGCGCATTTAAGAGGGTTCATTTTCAACCCATTAGACCGTATGCGCTCGAACCCTTTCCTCAGATCGGCCAAATGAAGCTCCCCGGTATTCGACTTTACCACCACATCGTCAATGTACACTTCGAGGCAATCCAATCCTCTGAACATTTTATTCATCGCTCGTTGGTAGGTTGCACCCGCGTTcttcaagccgaaaggcataATAACCCATTCGTAAGCTCCAATCGGCCCGGGACATTTGAAAGCTGTTTTAGATACGTCCTCCTTGTTGATTGGTACTTGGTTGTACCCGGAGTGTGCGTTgaggaaactgagtatcgtATGCCCCGCTGCTCTATCTATCAGCATATCGGCCACGGGCATCGGGTACTAGTCCTTAGGCGTGGCCAGGTTGAGGTTTCGAAAGTCTACACATACCCttaattttccatttttcttcATCACAAGGACGATGTTTTTCATCCTGGATGAGGGTATCCACTTCTcttgatgtcacgacccattttcatgaatcgcgaccggcgctagggtatgggtaatatagtaccgaaacccgtagctagcctttcatttaacatataaacacataaacctgcagaaaaccaatgctcgggggcaaccgagacttcagcctaaaactagcagttataatattcaacagttaatataacatgcttattcaattccgagtctaaaatagattcatcataaatcaatgtcaataatacagcatgccagagcaatataaccagtcgaaccaatccgacaaaatatataataataataaggacgtctagttactactgcggtctaagaataaaacagtttcacagttttactaaaataaatggaacctccgaggaaaaataaatgcggagatcaccagactctctcagatcataaccctggggaaaattgggaaaacaacggggtcagatatactgagatgagttcataccactatttacatttattaagtggaaaacctttaaaacgattaaaacatttaataacaatattacggataatagttggaaccctaatccacaattctaaataataaacataatccaataggtctggtcccgagagctgagctacaccgagttaccactgaccacacttataccagagtcccgggagctgagctacaccgagttactctacttggtcccgagagctatgctcacaccgagttaccatattaccataaatacctttcccagatcattaccggtgcgcacgcagtcctaatgatacccattaggtagcatgttccaactagaagccataatataaaaacagttcgaaatatacgtacagtatatatttaatattaaaataacaatttacttaataaagcggtaaatagtaaatacaaactcacttcttgctaatccacgtgaataccggcaagcaactaatcctgatttgcctctggagcacgaacaacagacgggtctagacaaataaaataattattaaaaacagaccctaactctagagagcactagacaccacatagaactagcacaagtaacacgtcggaataacacaatccaaagcacacacaaataatacccattaggtaaataaagcccaattaatataagtctactGAGTTCctgcttaaaatccaatttataaatattatttaataacttttaataataaataatttccaaatagtgggttagccgagttatcacaaactaccaagctaacctcacttgtcgggtgacccaagtctaacccgattcaaaacgtttatcaaatataaacccaaatttatatttataaaataaattaacaaaataataatccattttaaaaacggaactcaataacttctattctaagtaacccaagttacaaaccaaaaacttaatcattttaagttaataaaagtttagggactaaattgcactttagccaattagggactaaattgtactttagccaaattgatatccgagatcaaattaattgcttttgtttataattaaaaacaaaatataaagttactaaccaaaaacttagttaaataagtttttaaaacatttaggggctaaattgtaatttagccaatttattcCAATTCGAAGTTCgaagttaattataattacccgagtaattatattagcttaattatAAATACCCatcgttttaaatatattactgATAACCATATCTAAATtcgaaagttattattaaacaaattctaTGGTAAAACTCAAGGAATTCATTAgctttagttaaaataaattgataacctttatggctatttagccatcaccatcatttcaaaacaaaaatatgaaaccCGCCACACCTCATGAACAACACGCAGAAACTCCATTTTTTTAACCTACTGCACCTAAATCAAGACTTCAATCTATAAGATTTTAATCCATTAAACATCATTCTTTACCGTTCAATCCATATTACTAATCCTAACTTAATAATAACTCAAGATCACAAAATACGTATCAATGGTAGTCGAAAGAAGGAATACGTTCATGGAGCCGAGATTTAGTTCCATAGACCCATCACcgaaacaaacgttttaaatcaaCAACAACTAACATTCCATAAGATTTAGAACCATGAATCAAGTAAAATGATATCCACATAGAAGAAAACCATTCGGCAGTAACATATAGCTCAAGAACAGTTAaggcaaaacagaaaacggaaaccgtacggcgattgaaacgagatcgattacgtaccgtttagcaaaaccgagaaagggaaacgtaggtacgtgagtctagaacgtctgagatcaaacggttttgatttcgacctagaaacgaatgagaacgactcaaattacgtaatgccgtttcAAGGCAGAAATCTGAAATTGAGGAATTATAAAACTAACCGGAACAGCAGAGTTTGGATGATGATTTcagcttcgtttctcagcgaatggACAAGAGGAAAActgctagggtttgtttgcagcgtgatgaaggttttctgtttagaagtcgacttaaaataacgcaAGGAAACGGGCCGAAAACGAGATCGAaaagggctgggcgaaggggtcctaTGGGCTGAgtgtttcccgaacgggaatggcctttcaggccatgattcccgttcgggaatgcctagtctcgaacgagaccaggcccaaaaatgAGATTCCTGTTCGAGAATttcaattctcgaacgggaatggtccaattctatttttttttaaaatataaaaaaaacaaatggttgAACTACAAATCAAATCATTCACGAACCAACACGAACCCGTCCATAACTTCAATTTACTTCGAAACGATCGGAAAAACAATTGTCGGAAACACACtgaaatttacggggtattacacttgaCATTCGTCGGGGGGCTGCCGAAACGGCCGAAATCCACTTTTCAAAGGGAGCTTGTGTTCGCCGATATCTGGATCGAGACCCGGCATTTCATTGTACGACCAAGCGAAACAGTCGCGGAATTCGATTAGTAAAGCAATCTGCTATCCTTTGAACTCTTCATCCAACCCGGCGTTGATATAAATAGGTCTAGGTGATTCAGCTGTGCCCAAGTTCACTTCTAGCAGGTCATCTTGTACTTGGGCGGGATCATCTTCAAGCTTCCCTGTTGTCAGCTGTATATCCCCAATTCTCAGCGATCCTGTTGGGTCTTGACCCTGGTCCTCATATATGCATTCGGCCGATGCGACGTCATATAGCGAGGCTAGCTGTCTGATCTTCTCTCTTAATTCCTTGTGTCGTGCTATCATTCTAAACATTTGATGATAGTAGATCGGCTGTTGCCCCCAAGGGTCATCGATACTGGCCGATCCGAGTTGACTAATAAGCGGGGTACACTCGTCTCCCCTTTGGAGCTAAGGGATTGTATCTTCCGTACTTCCTCGTCATATAAACGTGCCTCAAGCACATTATGGTCTTCGCCGAAGGGGTTGGGATCGCCCTGTACAACTTCGTCTTCACCATCCTCTCGCCATATGAATAGTTTTTGATGCATGGTTGATGGTATGCACATATTGGAGTGAATCCAATCTCGACCGAGCAATATGTTGTAGTTGCTTCGGGCGTTGACcacgaaaaacccttcttcggtCTCTACTCGCCCAACTTTTATCCGGAGTGTAATGTACCCCTCAGCCGGCGTTTCACCTCCGGCGAAATCGGTCATGTAAACATCAGTTGGGTCTAGCTGATCCCGATTTATGCCGAGCTTCTTGAGCATCTTCGCTGGTAGTATGTTGACCCCAGCTCCGTTATCAATAAGGACCCTGTTGATTGATACTCCATTTAAATCGGCCTTGATGTATAGCGGCCGAATATGCCTCGTCATCCTCGTTGGAGATTTACTGAGTGATACTACTGCCGTGCTATCGGCACTATCACCTTCCGGGATGATCACATTGCCTTCCAGCGTCGCCTTCTGCCCAGGCTTGCTTCTATAAGAATCAGGGAGTGTGACTACTTTCACCCCGTATTTGTCCCTGACAACCGGGACACAAGCTTTCAATACCCCTTTTCTGTGTGAGACGAATACCTCACGATCTTTGGGCAATTTTGCTTTCAATTGGCCCTCTTGGTGAGAAACGAGCACGTCTCTGTAAGATGGTTTCTCGCCAAGATCTGCCTCGCTCTTGTGGGTCTCTATCAGTTGTGCTTGTCGAATCATCTGTTCGGCTCACTTGCTTTGGAACCCATATCTTTCTTACCTTTGGGGTTCGTTGTTCACGTGGCTCGGTATACGTTTCGATCCGAACCCTATTGCCCAACCATTCGGTTATAGTTTTACTCCCTCGCTCGGCCTCAAGAGCCAGTCTTGCGTTCTGATTTGCCCTCGACTCTTGCCTTAACCTCTGCATTTTCCTCTTttgggttttcgtcatacgaggggtcgcCTCCGTTGGCCGAAAAATCCTTTTGAACACGGTTGTCTTAGACTCCCGCTGTGGCTGATGCTTTTGTGGGATGCTCCCTTACCTTTTCGGCCTTCTTAGCTTCGAAACAAGTACTGCATGATGGGCAAGTTATCTCTGCAGTAGGC
This window of the Mercurialis annua linkage group LG5, ddMerAnnu1.2, whole genome shotgun sequence genome carries:
- the LOC126681778 gene encoding uncharacterized protein LOC126681778, which translates into the protein MIEENPRQWHALLSEAVWANRTSQKSATGTSPFRMVYGYDAMLPMELIVMSTRRLYQNRLSKDDYFDKMVIDSFDLDEERLAALDHLEAQKRRVERAYNKRVKPKSFAIGDMVWKAILHVGHKDRRTGKWSPNWEGPFIVTAKMTGGAYVLANVDGEEHDSAINGQFLKKYVPSCWEIIDRRLFGADEE